A stretch of the Argentina anserina chromosome 6, drPotAnse1.1, whole genome shotgun sequence genome encodes the following:
- the LOC126800658 gene encoding RHOMBOID-like protein 9, chloroplastic, with translation MALVPVCYRVLYKDKVHVDPIHYVIRGPSRGLESRLRCSLAHNSQEQNRGSVQYASGARTTEKQLSSLDSYFGKLQNSSTLPPENASKTSEAVLGRKNDRLGLKEELDYLDTYLGRLDKDANQSEKPVDVATGDNIVPGSVSIIQESENGAETKLIESYISTTGDNAQDSEISDLYLIGILGSINIAVFLFEIASPVRNSDLDLFSLPSLYGAKINDLILVGEWWRLVTPMFLHAGLIHIAIGSWGLVTFGPKVCRGYGSFTFFLIYMLGGISGNLISFLHTPEPTVGGTGPIFAMIGAWLIYESQNKDLISKEVSESMFQKAIITTALTFTLSSFGPIDDWTHFGAALTGIAYGFLTCPSLQLDDVSSSSSTQEEGITLVRRYADPCKSLFLFTVFVLVLSSLLLFVEPPLNTLD, from the exons ATGGCTTTGGTTCCAGTATGCTATAGGGTACTGTACAAGGACAAAGTTCATGTTGATCCAATACATTATGTAATAAGAGGACCAAGTAGAGGATTAGAAAGCCGTCTAAGATGCAGTTTGGCACATAACTCACAAGAACAAAATCGTGGGTCGGTTCAGTATGCATCAGGTGCTAGAACGACTGAGAAGCAGTTGAGTTCTTTGGATTCTTACTTTGGAAAACTTCAAAATAGCTCAACTCTGCCTCCAGAAAATGCAAGCAAGACGAGCGAGGCAGTACTCGGTAGAAAAAATGATCGTTTGGGATTGAAGGAGGAGTTGGATTATCTTGATACATATCTTGGAAGACTTGATAAAG ATGCAAACCAGTCTGAAAAACCGGTTGATGTTGCTACTGGAGACAATATAGTTCCAGGGTCAGTATCTATCATTCAAGAATCTGAAAATGGTGCCGAGACGAAATTGATCGAGAGCTATATAAGCACAACTGGTGATAATGCTCAGGATAGTGAAATTTCTGATCTCTACCTAAT AGGCATATTGGGTTCTATAAACATTGCAGTTTTTCTGTTTGAGATAGCAAGTCCAGTTAGGAATTCTGACTTGGATCTCTTTTCCCTTCCATCGTTATATGGAGCAAAGATAAATGATTTGATCCTGGTCGGAGAATGGTGGAGGCTAGTCACACCAATGTTTCTG CACGCTGGACTTATTCATATAGCTATCGGTTCTTGGGGACTTGTTACATTCGGACCTAAGGTGTGCAGAGGCTATGGTTCATTCACGTTCTTCTTGATCTATATGCTCGGAGGAATCTCTGGCAATCTGATTAGCTTTCTACACACACCAGAACCAACTGTTGGTGGAACA GGACCAATATTTGCCATGATTGGAGCTTGGCTCATCTATGAGAGCCAGAACAAAGATTTAATTTCAAAGGAGGTCTCAGAGAGTATGTTCCAGAAGGCAATAATAACTACAGCTCTTACCTTCACATTGAGCAGTTTTGGTCCTATTGATGACTG GACACATTTTGGAGCTGCATTGACAGGAATAGCATATGGATTTTTGACATGTCCTAGTCTTCAACTAGACGATGTATCATCGTCTTCGAGTACCCAAGAGGAAGGAATCACACTCGTTAGACGTTATGCTGATCCCTGCAAATCACTTTTTCTCTTCACAGtgtttgttcttgttttgagttctctgcttctctTTGTTGAACCTCCACTCAACACCTTAGATTAG
- the LOC126800661 gene encoding membrane protein PM19L-like, with product MAPLLAVNLVIHLIVVGLAGWSLDKYIDGEQNHPHLGGNTSTSFMLIFALIAGAFGACSVIVGIMHQRAWQHESHAAAASLAIISWAMIALAFGFVCKEVILGRHRGKRLQTLELLIVISLLSQLLYLVLLNAGLFKRRYGPTVI from the exons ATGGCTCCCCTTCTAGCAGTGAACCTGGTGATTCATCTCATCGTGGTTGGATTGGCAGGTTGGTCACTTGATAAGTACATCGACGGCGAACAAAATCACCCAC ATTTGGGAGGGAATACATCGACTAGCTTCATGTTGATCTTTGCTCTCATTGCCGGAGCGTTTGGTGCTTGTTCTGTGATCGTAGGAATAATGCATCAGCGGGCATGGCAGCACGAAAGCCATGCTGCTGCAGCTTCTCTAGCCATCATTTCCTGGGCTATGATAGCACTGGCTTTCGG TTTTGTATGCAAGGAGGTCATATTAGGGAGACACAGAGGAAAACGACTG CAAACATTGGAACTTCTTATTGTAATATCACTGCTAAGCCAGTTGCTCTACTTGGTGCTACTGAATGCCGGGCTGTTCAAGAGGAGATATGGACCAACTGTAATCTGA
- the LOC126800434 gene encoding uncharacterized protein LOC126800434, with translation MATVTTARGAGSIFCSHREPFTRHRFLSLHPPRPLLLHPHPSKPTSTFLTHSKPIGPLIKLTTPRAADTSSVPTTADKAIVTDDQFSLAKVSFGVIGLGGGITLLGYGFGAYFNILPGSEWSAIMLTYGFPLAIIGMAFKYAELKPVPCLTYLDAQKLRETSATPILIQVRNDVTRYRYGDEQHLDEALKRIFQYGQGGGIARRSAPVLQSIREEVTKDGRYCLVLVFEAKSLQLSDFEQRQAKFTSFFGPGITAEIAKGEENLYEVKLISNSNVNPTA, from the exons ATGGCAACTGTAACCACCGCAAGAGGAGCAGGAAGCATTTTCTGCTCCCACCGTGAACCCTTCACCCGCCACCGCTTCCTCTCTCTCCACCCACCTCGTCCCCTCCTCCTTCACCCCCACCCATCAAAACCCACCTCCACTTTCCTCACCCACTCCAAGCCCATTGGGCCCTTAATCAAACTCACCACCCCAAGAGCTGCCGACACCTCCTCCGTCCCCACCACCGCCGACAAAGCCATCGTCACCGATGACCAGTTCTCCCTCGCCAAG GTTTCATTTGGTGTGATCGGACTAGGTGGTGGGATTACACTGCTGGG GTATGGTTTTGGAGCATACTTTAATATCCTACCTGGGTCTGAATGGTCAGCAATAATGTTAACATATGGGTTTCCTCTTGCAATCATTGGCATGGCTTTCAAG TATGCAGAGCTAAAGCCGGTGCCGTGCTTGACTTATTTGGATGCTCAGAAATTAAGGGAAACGAGTGCCACCCCAATTCTTATACAG GTCAGGAATGATGTTACAAGATACCGCTATGGGGATGAACAGCATTTGGATGAGGCGTTAAAACGAATTTTCCAGTATGGTCAG GGTGGGGGAATTGCTCGGAGGAGTGCGCCCGTTCTACAAAGTATTCGTGAAGAG GTCACAAAAGATGGTAGATACTGTTTAGTCCTGGTGTTTGAGGCAAAATCTCTACAGTTATCTGATTTTGAACAAAGACAG GCTAAATTTACATCATTCTTCGGACCAGGCATTACAGCTGAAATTG CCAAGGGAGAGGAGAATCTATATGAAGTCAAACTTATTTCCAACTCCAACGTCAACCCCACTGCATAG
- the LOC126798777 gene encoding uncharacterized protein LOC126798777, with translation MAGVRVVGGRIYDSENGKTCHQCRQKTRDFVASCKNLKKNNRCTIGFCHKCLLNRYGEKAEEVELLEDWHCPKCRGNCNCSFCRKKQGLKPTGLLVHTAKEGGFGSVSEMLMAKGPENFGIERKVVVKEGVDEKENSVVRKVEIDLNLAPNPEEGEVRITKRKGLKEIRNGRRGDSKVSKDGPVKSRKRKNEDQREESDDPKLQGEEVQDGVHNTDVKKKKKKKKKAKDTKLQGEGVQDVVTNNDVKRKKKDTDNVQSGKETRRVKECNNKFLIKEVEPELPLPEGIPLASVLGIELPPEDAGNALQFLEFCSAFGEVLNVKKAHAESILGELLRQRSGRNGRPGQYSSVIRFHMQLLSLLQEDMGEEPSSIDNMSHKTSWFQDLGKCISDSEAEYLLKELPSDCFSRRGAGYDILDLSQRLRLLTYLCDEVICTSKLRSWIEEQHEKIVESEKEARGKVNAAKDKEKLLKRKLQDEVAKLIIAKNGAPLSISEHEALVSQIKSEAAQAHAEFLEAEGIVPRKKQKSDVLRTEPYRVDVDGRIFWKLKSYNNGEDIVLQDMGAWDAVVSKEEWFVYGVETKEAIEKYCSSLRRKKFSGTVSQTVPRESNEENM, from the exons ATGGCCGGAGTTCGCGTCGTCGGCGGCCGGATCTACGATTCCGAGAACGGCAAAACCTGTCACCAG TGTCGGCAGAAGACTAGGGATTTTGTGGCGTCGTGTAAGAATCTGAAGAAAAACAATCGCTGCACTATTGGCTTTTGTCACAAGTGCCTCCTCAACAG ATATGGAGAGAAAGCTGAAGAGGTGGAGCTTTTGGAGGATTGGCATTGCCCCAAATGTAGGGGCAACTGTAATTGTAGTTTCTGCAG GAAGAAACAAGGGCTCAAACCCACTGGTCTTCTTGTTCACACGGCCAAGGAGGGCGGGTTTGGTTCTGTTTCGGAGATGTTGATGGCAAAGGGACCGGAGAATTTCGGTATTGAGAGGAAGGTTGTAGTCAAG GAGGGTGTTGATGAAAAGGAGAATTCTGTTGTTCGAAAGGTTGAGATCGACTTGAATTTGGCGCCAAACCCTGAGGAGGGAGAAGTCAGGATAACTAAGAGGAAAGGATTGAAGGAAATCCGTAATGGCAGAAGGGGTGATTCTAAAGTCTCCAAAGATGGTCCTGTGAaatcaagaaagagaaaaaatgaagatcaaagagaaGAATCAGATGACCCGAAACTGCAAGGTGAAGAAGTTCAAGATGGAGTGCACAACACTGacgtcaagaagaagaagaagaagaagaagaaggccaAGGACACAAAACTGCAAGGTGAGGGAGTTCAAGATGTTGTAACCAACAATGATGTCAAGAGGAAGAAAAAGGACACGGACAATGTCCAGAGTGGCAAAGAGACTCGCAGAGTTAAGGAATGCAATAACAAGTTTCTGATTAAAGAAGTAGAGCCTGAACTTCCTCTGCCTGAGGGCATTCCCTTGGCAAGTGTCTTGGGAATCGAACTACCTCCTGAGGATGCTGGAAATGCTCTTCAATTTTTGGAATTTTGTTCAGCTTTTGGAGAG GTTCTCAATGTAAAAAAAGCACATGCTGAATCTATACTTGGTGAATTACTGCGCCAACGAAGTGGGAGAAATGGACGCCCTGGACAATACTCCTCAGTTATTCGGTTTCACATGCAACTTTTATCTCTATTACAGGAGGATATGGGAGAGGA GCCTTCATCTATAGATAACATGAGCCACAAAACCTCATGGTTCCAAGATCTGGGTAAATGCATCTCTGACTCTGAGGCTGAATACCTATTGAAGGAACTACCTTCAGATTGTTTCAGTAGACGTGGTGCTGGATATGATATCTTAGACCTCTCTCAGAGGCTTAGACTCTTAACTTACCTCTGCGATGAGGTGATATGCACATC TAAATTGAGGAGCTGGATAGAGGAACAGCATGAAAAGATTGTTGAAAGTGAAAAGGAAGCAAGAGGGAAAGTTAACGCGGCCAAAGATAAG GAAAAACTTCTGAAGCGTAAGTTGCAAGATGAGGTGGCTAAGCTTATTATTGCCAAAAATGGTGCTCCTCTGTCAATTTCAGAACATGAAGCTCTTgtctcacaaataaaaagtGAAGCAGCTCAAGCTCATGCAGAGTTTCTTGAAGCAGAGGGCATAGTGCCTAGAA AGAAACAAAAAAGTGACGTTCTAAGAACAGAGCCTTATCGTGTGGATGTTGATGGCCGCATCTTCTGGAAATTGAAGAGTTACAATAATGGAGAAGATATTGTGCTTCAAG ATATGGGAGCCTGGGATGCAGTTGTATCTAAAGAAGAATGGTTTGTATATGGTGTGGAGACGAAGGAAGCAATTGAAAAGTACTGTTCTTCTTTAAG GAGAAAGAAGTTCAGCGGAACTGTGTCCCAAACTGTTCCTCGTGAAAGCAATGAAGAAAACATGTAG